One Cydia splendana chromosome 23, ilCydSple1.2, whole genome shotgun sequence DNA window includes the following coding sequences:
- the LOC134801714 gene encoding uncharacterized protein LOC134801714, translating into MKILPFISCLFLACTAAPSTSKTVIVTENFFKEEYIIYTSEHDIVKIYVPFNKLNFQNDGPNTMFFVEAEINNSEPKDKGLYVFKDGKATKVLDNGRDAVATNENVIYFGANDGIYKYNEADNSAAKHGTVTDNIIQLAHNKVTNTVYYLTANHEVFKLNNEATNSVKVAPVKDVQAFVFGFEGNMYYLDSKKNVYVFNDADNTEPKKVVGLPSQINKLTLIAPLNGMEKGSVLLVDKTIYVVKPDATISRELRPTTEVSLEVELTAFGPQPTMIQFYAKDKKLYEFNFFTIMKQHKEYFEDF; encoded by the coding sequence ATGAAGATCCTACCATTTATATCCTGTCTCTTCCTAGCGTGCACTGCCGCACCTAGCACTAGTAAAACAGTCATCGTGACAGAAAACTTCTTCAAAGAGGAATACATCATCTACACCAGCGAACACGACATCGTGAAAATATACGTCCCCTTCAACAAATTAAACTTCCAAAATGATGGGCCAAATACAATGTTTTTTGTAGAAGCTGAAATCAATAACAGTGAACCAAAAGATAAAGGATTATACGTTTTCAAAGACGGTAAAGCTACTAAAGTACTAGACAATGGCAGAGACGCCGTAGCTACTAAtgaaaatgtaatttatttcgGAGCTAATGATGGCATTTACAAATATAATGAGGCTGATAATAGTGCTGCGAAACATGGCACTGTTACTGATAATATTATTCAACTAGCGCATAACAAAGTGACAAATACTGTTTACTATTTAACTGCAAACCATGAAGTGTTCAAGCTTAATAATGAAGCAACTAATAGCGTTAAAGTAGCACCCGTCAAAGATGTACAAGCTTTTGTGTTCGGTTTTGAAGGAAACATGTATTACTTAGATTCTAAAAAGAACGTGTATGTATTTAACGATGCAGATAACACTGAACCTAAGAAAGTAGTAGGTTTACCGTCTCAAATTAATAAACTCACGCTAATTGCACCCCTAAACGGCATGGAAAAAGGATCAGTTTTGCTTGTAGATAAGACAATATACGTTGTCAAGCCAGATGCTACTATTAGTAGAGAACTCAGACCAACAACTGAAGTCAGCTTGGAAGTAGAACTGACTGCCTTCGGACCGCAACCAACTATGATCCAATTTTACgctaaagacaaaaaactgtatGAATTTAATTTTTTCACTATTATGAAACAGCACAAGGAATATTTTGAAGACTTTTAA